The following coding sequences lie in one Spinacia oleracea cultivar Varoflay chromosome 1, BTI_SOV_V1, whole genome shotgun sequence genomic window:
- the LOC110793219 gene encoding uncharacterized protein, which translates to MATVLGTLVLPVDLTLPAKIVSDHRKKLRLLPYDVVLSLGLPRRDKEFQLWGENLSLGRLSFSRKSNAVEYSSGDENGNGNGEEEGGGDDEPVFDWETEMRKRVKEIEEMRELEKKAEELQGRIDDEGSDGSGVDETEEEKKMRVRKELEKVAKEQAERRATAQLMFELGQKAYGRGMYKRSIEFFEAALTIIPRPTLFGGEIQIWLAMAYEANSRHADCIALYKKLEKGHPSVSIRRQAAELRYILEAPKIKITQEEMVTIPLIGNSYDSYASSWTDKSKDSEQVIGSSTTNAFPSSRDYAGDLLKWKPPVGLENNRIFWAAVTLSFGLVGAALFLQR; encoded by the exons ATGGCGACGGTGCTCGGAACCCTAGTTTTACCAGTAGACCTAACATTGCCGGCAAAGATAGTCTCCGATCACCGGAAGAAGCTCCGTCTACTACCGTACGATGTCGTGTTGAGCTTAGGTTTGCCGAGGAGAGATAAAGAGTTTCAGCTATGGGGGGAGAATTTGTCACTCGGAAGGTTGAGCTTCTCGAGGAAGTCGAACGCCGTAGAATATTCTAGCGGCGATGAAAACGGAAATGGAAACggtgaagaagaaggaggagGTGATGATGAACCGGTGTTTGATTGGGAGACGGAGATGAGGAAACGAGTGAAGGAAATTGAGGAGATGAGAGAGTTGGAGAAGAAGGCGGAGGAGTTGCAAGGGAGGATTGACGATGAAGGAAGTGATGGCAGTGGTGTTGATGAGACAGAAGAGGAGAAGAAGATGAGAGTTCGGAAAGAGCTCGAAAAG GTGGCAAAGGAGCAAGCTGAAAGGAGAGCAACGGCTCAATTGATGTTTGAACTGGGTCAGAAGGCTTATGGTAGGGGCATGTATAAACGATCTATTGAATTTTTTGAAGCTGCACTGACAATCATTCCCAGACCTACGCTTTTTGGTGGCGAG ATACAAATATGGCTTGCTATGGCATATGAGGCGAACAGCCGTCATGCTGATTGCATTGCTCTGTATAAGAAATTAGAAAAAGGCCATCCCAGTGTCAGCATCCGCCGACAAGCTGCAGAACTTCGTTACATCTTGGAGGCACCAAAAATAAAGATAACACAGGAAGAGATGGTAACGATTCCATTAATTGGTAATAGCTATGACAG CTATGCATCGTCGTGGACTGATAAAAGCAAGGACAGTGAACAAGTCATTGGTTCTTCTACAACGAATGCATTTCCATCATCCAGAGACTATGCCGGGGACCTACTCAAGTGGAAACCTCCTGTTGGCTTGGAGAACAATCGTATTTTTTGGGCTGCAGTAACATTATCGTTCGGTTTAGTTGGAGCTGCACTCTTTCTTCAGAGATGA
- the LOC110793213 gene encoding uncharacterized protein has protein sequence MARSSLEPPLSPKSTIKFLCSYGGKIVPRHPDGKLRYHGGHTRVLAVIPSISFSELMLKMGELCGESVYLRCQLPSEDLDALVSIKSDEDLANLFEEYDRLASTSSMKVRAFLLPIRSSKMTTATTTASISPPASLKSLSPKSLSPSSSFSASGYSPRVVAPVVAYPVCYAKSASRNCQHCSHNSGHIYLIHNGNHWQ, from the exons ATGGCAAGATCGTCACTCGAACCTCCTCTTTCACCTAAATCCACCATCAAATTCCTATGCAGTTATGGCGGTAAAATTGTCCCCCGTCATCCGGACGGCAAGCTCCGTTACCATGGCGGCCATACTCGCGTCCTCGCTGTTATTCCTTCTATCTCCTTCTCTG AATTGATGTTGAAAATGGGAGAATTGTGCGGTGAGTCAGTGTATTTAAGGTGTCAACTACCATCCGAAGATCTAGATGCTCTGGTTTCCATAAAATCTGACGAAGATCTCGCTAATTTATTCGAAGAATACGATCGTCTTGCTTCGACATCGTCGATGAAAGTTAGAGCATTCCTTTTGCCGATTCGATCGTCAAAGATGACGACCGCTACAACGACAGCTAGTATTTCACCTCCGGCATCGCTGAAATCACTTTCGCCGAAATCGTTGTCGCCGTCGTCTTCATTCTCCGCCTCTGGATATTCGCCGAGAGTTGTGGCACCAGTGGTGGCGTATCCAGTCTGCTATGCGAAATCCGCTAGCAGAAATTGTCAACATTGCAGTCATAATTCCGGCCATATTTACCTCATTCACAACGGCAATCACTGGCAATAA